The DNA region TTGTCGAATCTGTGGATGGTGCGAAAACGGTTGATGGGGATGGGCGAGGTGCGTCTGTAATGCAGGCTGATCGCCCTGAAACAGCGCGATCAGAGGAAAGAACCATGAATTAAGGGCAAGAAAGGTCTGATTTTCGACCGACTTATGATTTTTGAGCCTCAAGTAGCGAGGGCATGAAAAATCAGTGGGTACTTCAGACCTTCCCTAGGAATTGGTCCACTCGGAGATAATCGTGCAGCAGGGACAGTCGAACTAAAACTGCAAGGTATTTATCGAACAACCGAAAAAACGCCCGTATTGAAATCGACAGCCAAACAGATAGATGATACTTGGTCTGTGAAAGGTGTGACACAACCGTCGTCAGGGGGTGGTACTCAAGTCTTTAGCAGCGCTAAAGGAAACTTCGAAAAAATCCCGTAAACTGTAATAACATTTAGGAGGCCACAAATGAAACAATCCGATCTATATGACATGGCAAGTCGTTGTGGCTTTACGGTAACAGTATTTTCGGATCACCCCGATTTTTTCTCATCTTGGTCTTTGAGTTTCAAAAAAAATGAACAAAAATACATGATCGAACATGAAGGCAGAGACAACTGGTTAATATTTTACAAAGAAAACGAACCGAATAAATTCAAAGAGATAGAAAAAAAAATATCTCACGCAATGAACGACAATGCAAAACTGAAGCAGTGTGAGTCTTGGCTTTTAAGTGTTTAACAAACAAAAAGTTAGCCACAAAACAAAAGGGGATAGCCGTGCCTGAGTTCAGGCGATCTGAAAATCCGACTTTTTCAACAGAATCGGCCGATTGCTGCATGTCGCCAGGTACTTTTCGACCCATAGCGCATGTCATTACGAGGGCGAGGGATGACCGCTAGAGGTGATGCAGCTTGTCGTGATCTCAGTCAACACCGAGCAGGTTGTCTATGATTACTGAACAGAAACTCAAACCACCTTTGAGGTTGAGGACATAGGTCATGATTTCCATCCTTGAACTTCGCCACATCATTGAGTGCGGTTTTCTGCCTCTTTCTTGCGTCTGCACGGCATTTTTTGGCAGACCAGGGAGTCTATCCGTAACCAGTTTCTTGTAGATATTACTCACAGCTCATCGGAAATTGGATGGAGAAATCCGATCAAGCTTCCATCCACACCAGTCCTTATTGGAGGCAGGTAGGGTGTACACTTCACGGTACAACGTGGAAGTGTACACATGCAAAAAACTATGTTAATTATACAGTTATGCTATTATTCGAGTCTCCCTCGGGCACCAAAATTAAGAAAGGTCTTGCTTAGCAAGGCCTTTTTTTTCGTCTGTAGAAAAGCCAACCCCGCCCGCCCTGTAGGAGCTGCCGAAGGCTGCGATCTTTTGATCTTGCTCTTCCACGCCGCCCACACCGGCGGAACATTTCACAAGGATTCCCCCCATGGAATTGCTGCTGGAAACCGTCGCCCTCTTCTCCCTCAAACTCGCTTACGAGACGGAAGATTCAAGTCCGATTCTGCGGGATGATCCGATCATGAGTGATTATGAGCGGGAGGTGTTTGGGTTGCTGGTGCGCAGGGGGAATGTCGAGGGGATTCAGTTTCGAGTGGCGCACTGTGTAAGTTTGGCTCTGGACGCTATAGGCGGGGCTGATACGCCGCTAGGGCGAGAACTGCAACGATTGTCAGCTGATTTCAGCAATGCGCGGACAATGGAGCAGCTTAATGCGCCGCTCATTGCGCTTAAGGATTACCTGAAAGATATTCAGTGAATGATCGGGTTAGGACAGGTTTGACCCCCCTTTTACACCGACTGGTACTGGGTAGGGCTTTGGCTGATATGGAAATAAATCTGTCCAGATTTCACTGCGCCAGCAGACAACAACGAAAGACTTTTTCGGCATCACAAGGACGTATCAATGCGGCAAATCGCCTTCAGCAACAAGCCACTCAGAGGTATTCCCCGCCGCCTTCGCGCTCTGGAACGCTGGGCCTCCAGTTTTCGCGACGAGTTTCACCCGCGATCTGGGCACAATGAGTGCTACACACATTGGAAGATCCCGGTGCACGCGGCCTTGGTTCAAGGCCCTCAAGCCAGGATCGAAGTTCAGGCCTTCTGCATTCAGCAACTGCTCGAAGCCGCTAGTCACCTGTCCAACGCTGCTGACCACTCACAGGGTTACTACCGCGTCGCTTGCCTGCTGGTATGGCCATGGGTTCATCAGAGCGAAGTCACCCTCTTTTATGACCGGGACTATTATCTGGGTTTTCTCGGTGAAACTAACGCTCTCATGCCAGAGCGGATCAGTCATGCTCTTGCGTTGCACACACCAGCGAATTTCATCGAGCACGGGCATGACGTAACTCAACCTGACGATGAGGTCGCAGTTAAGTGGTGGTGCATCGGGGAACCGGCCTGACGGCTTTGGCGAGCAGGCTCGCTCCCACAGGGATTGCGGTGAGCTGACAGGCATCGCTTGGCCCGAGTGCACGAATAATAAATCTGTTCCCTTTTCCGCCCTACCATTGCACGACCACTAATGAACTTGCAGGCCGTATTCATGGAGATGCATTCGAAGACACGCAGAACGGCTGATAGCGACCTTGCCACTTTGTTCCGGACAAAGGAACTGATGCCTGCGCCCAAAACGATCAAAGAGCTCGGGCTGATGGAGAGGCTGTACCGAGAGATTAAAACCCCCAGCGGCTGTCTGATCTACCTGTCCGAAAAAGCGAATGCGAGCTTTCTGCGCTTAGTGGAAACGGTAGAAGCATATCTACCAAGTCGCGACCTCGTATCATCCGACGACATTTATCAGGCATGCAAAATCGAATTGGGCCGTCTGCACGAACAAGAGGCTCCGCTAAAAGATATCGTCACCTTTCTCGCGTCGGTGGAGGCGGCAATGAAGAGCGAAATCATTACGCACAGGTTTTACACGACACTCGATGGTTTGAGCCTCAGCGGTGTCGATCAGATGAAAATCGGTAGGCTGACTGTGCAAAGGCCTAACTTGGCAATACTTGAGAATTGTGTCGCTAACGAAGCGATGGTGAGCGGCACTTGGGCACGAATGAAACAGAGCCTGTGGATCTCTGGTGAAATTACGGGAAGTAGGAAATACGCAGAGCGACGTTTTTTCGAAGATGTAAAGGCAGCATGCGGTTTACTTGCAGTCTCGCTGACAACCGCATTAGAGAGAGGCGGCTACGCCGTACGATTGACACCCAGCATGCCAGGTCGAGTCAGGCCAAGCTCGGCGACGTGGTTTTCAATTGAAACATCCTCTAATGAGCTATGCACCAGCGCATCTATGACAGGATTTCAATCCATCACTCTCAACGATGACCTTGTCGAGGGATTACAGGCATCTGAATGGTTCGGTGAATTAACTCGAATTATTCAAGAAGGGAGTAATGATGATGCAGAACACGCGATACGACGTGCTATTTATTGGTTCTTCGATGCCCAGGCAGACACATCACCAGAGATGCAATTGGTGAAGTTTTGGAGCTGTATTGAGTGTTTCCTTTCCTTCGAAAATGAGGGGAAAACCACGACCAAAAACAAGCGCGGGCTGACCGCACTACTGACGTTTGGAGGCTACGGGTTTGCTAGCTTAGACACTTGGAGGGACCTTGAGAGAGAGATCGACGCACTTTACGAATTACGCTCCAGTGCAGTGCATGACGCAAGGCATAGTCACGTATCGGATCGTGACATCACCACAGTCAGCAAATGGGCCGCTTGGGCAATCCTAGAAGTCGCTGGACTAATCTCTAATGGCTACGAGACCAGGGCTCAGATCAAAGAACAAACAGATCGCCTGTCTGCAATGCTTCAAAAGCAGAGTACTCGGTAGGCGACTGCCCAATTCACCTTGTGTGATTTAGGAAAGTACCCAATGTGCGGTAGTAGTTCAGAAAAATGGCACGCATTTATTTTTTGTTTCTTCGGCACGTTAAAAGCAACCATGGAAAGAAGAGTCAAATATTTTCATATCAAACAAGCATTGATTCAGGCAAATAAATCCACCCCCTTTTCCGTCCAAAATTGGACGGAAAAATATATCCGTCGCATATCCCCTCGCAGCTAACAAAATCGTGTCGAATTTCAGCCCGATGTCATTTAAGCAAACAACACAAACCTGGCTTCAAGTCTGTGCAGTAACTCAAACGTATTCAAAAACGGAACGTTAAGCTGTTCACAAATATTAGGGATGATGAATTTACGTTTAGCGTCGCGATTCAGCACTTCGTGAGTCACTAAAGTCGCACCTGTCGTCATAGCCTTTGCAATCAACCAAGGGTCTGCCCCCGCTAAGAACTCTTCCATGGCGCCAATCTTCATTCTCGGTGCCTGATCCGCCACAAGCCCCACCACCTGCGCGAATGCTTCTTGCGTGGCGTCATCAGTAGTGACGTGAAAAAACGCAGCGTTCTCCTTCGCCCATTGAGCTAATTCGTCATTCCCTTTCGTTAGCTCATCCATCACAGGTCCAATGCTGGCTAAAGCCAATGCTTCATTCTTCAGCAATAACCATTGCCAAAAACCAGGACAGATTTTCATGCCGTAGTAACGGTTCTTTGCTTCGATCAGCGTGTTAGCGTCTAGTAAATGATTCATTCCGTAATCTTGCTGGCGAGAGTCCTTAACTTGGCAGGTTGCACGCCGAGCAAATGTCCCGCATCGCGCAGCAGCATCCGGCCACTCATTGCTTCAGTCAGCACCGCCTTGCTTAGGCGAGGGCTGTTTTTCGCGGTGGAGTTGCGGTAGTAGTCACCAGCTCCACCTTCTTTATCCTGAAAAGCCTTGAGGATTATTCGATAGTAAGCGCTGTACTGGGCCTGGTTTATATATCCAAGATCCAATGCGCGGCGACCGATCGCCAATTTACTGATATGAAACCGCGTCGCCAGCGGAGCTAGATTGTCTTCCCAGTTAACATCGGCGTTCCACAGGGCGCGGAATTGGGCTTCGGGAGCAAGAAACTCACCTGCTACTGCATTGCAGAATCGTTCCTCGTCTCGACCATTCGCTGTGTTCCCGTCAGACACTCCGCTGCTACCAATCCAGATATGGGCCAGTTCGTGGAGCAAAGTAAACAGCCGGGCAGTGGGGGCGTCGGAACTGTTGACGAATACAACGGGTACGTAGGCATTACTGATGGCAAACCCCCGAAACTCGCTAACTTCAAGTTTTCGATGAGTATTCCCTAGAGCAATGCCACTGCGCATAACCAAAATGCCAGCCGCTTCTGCAGCCTCGATCAAGGCACGGCTGTATTTGTCGTAATCCAATCGAGCAACGTCAGGATTTACGCCGAGGATCCGGCGGATATCGTCCACCACCTCTGCGACTTGAGATCGGCTATTGAAGCGACCTACAAATACTAACGGCTGATGCTCCTGGTGTTGCAGATACTCCAGATACCAGTCCTGCTTACGTATGGAATCCCTGACAGTGTCCAACAGCTCCAGACTTGGACGTTGAGGAGCAACCCCTCCGACGGTCCGCAGATCAGGTAAAGGCAGTTGCTCGACGGGCGGCTGCTGAAGAAACAGGAAGCCGAAAGGGACGTGAGCGAGACTCGCCCACTTTTGAGCTTGAAGGAATGTTGGCTTGGTCTCGCCAGCCTCCCATTCCTCTACCCGATCAGGTTTCACTGGCAGCTTTTTAGCAACCTGCTCAGTGGAGAGACCCGCACGCTCACGGGACCACGTGAGCAGGCTTGGGTTGACTAAGGCGGCTTGAATCATAGGGTCGCAGGCAAATCAGATGGGACCGGCAAACGTTCGAGGGCATGCTTGACAGATGCATTCGAATGACGCTGGATCCGGTTATCTGGCATTGCCTTTCTCCTTGGCTATTTAAAGTCTGGTGGCAGGGGCTACAGATTAGTCGAGAAGCAGCGCTACCGACGGTAGAAGCGCGCGATTATGGGGTAATTCCGCAACCACCCGAAGCGCAAATTTGTAACCCACAGTCAGATGGTATTGACCTGTTTCAATGCGTTTCATGACACAGGTGCGACTCGCCCCAAAGGTTGCAGGAACTAGATCTCCACGATACCCTCCCACCGTCGCTGCCAATTCAGCGACCGGGTGTGAGAGCCCGAAACATCAAGGCGCAAAGCGCCCAAAAACCTATCGCGGCGTTTTTTTTCGTCTGCGATATGGCTTTATGGCGGCTGTGCGTGGGAGACCTTCGGGTCTACCGGTTGCCTTGATTGCCGGTTTCTCACCCCGCGCACGGCTGTCACCCAAGCCCGTGAGAAGGCTCGTGGCAGCTCCTCAAATCAAGGATGTTGACCATGACTAGAACGAATCCGTACAAAATTTGGCGTTTCCCTCTACACAATTCCCAATCGCGTAACGCCCTTCCCCGCTGCCTATCCGTTATCGGAGGTGGCAAATGACCGAACAACCCGAACTCAAAACCATCGGCCTAACCCCCGCCATCTACTGCGCGGATCAAGCCCTATTCCATGTCACCCGCGGCGTCCCCCTCGGCGACGCGTTATCAATGGCTTCTGATTTTCTGTTCCTAGCCAAGAAGCTGACCGAAGATGCTGCCTACGCCACAGACACCGACCGTCACTCCTGGGCCGCGCATTATTTGACGGCGATGAGTAAGGCGGTGGTGGATGATGCGGTGAAGGTGCTGAATCGGGATCGGGATAATGAGATGGCGTCTAAGCGGGCGGGGGCGAAGGCTGAAGCTTAGTGTTTGAGGCCTGTGGGGGGTGGGTGGCTTGCGATAGTGGCAGCTGATTCAGCATTTTTGTTGGCTGGGCTGGCGCTATCGCGAGCAGGCTCGCTCCCACAGGGATTGCAGTGAGCTGACAGGCATTATTTGGCCCGACTAGGGGGCTGGGTTGTCATTGCGGTGCATCTTCAGCATTGATGGTGGCTGGGCTGGCGCTATCGCGAGCAAGCTCGCTCCCACAGGGGGTTTTGTGGGGTGATTGGGATTTTGGATTTGGCCCCGCGGTTTTTTCGGGGCTTTTTACTATTCGGCTCGGGGGAAATGGCTTTCGGTTTACAGCGGGATAGATCAACGCATCTGCTCCCTGAATTGCCCACGGATCTGATGCTGTTTCTCACCTGTAATGCTTGCTATACATCAACCATCGACAGGCCCTCAGGGCATTAGGCCGGTGAGTGAACGCCCGCACCCCACTCATCTAGACTTAATGGATAGTCGTAGGCAGAACCGAACACGTCGCTTTGGTGCAGTTCAATCAATAGCAGCGTGGCAAGCTGCCCTTTATGCCCAGTAGAGGTGCGGCAAAGACCGCGCCGGGCACAACAAGATGCCCGCTCAGGGTGCCCTGGCCGACGGCCTGAAATTGCCACGATTCCGTGACGTGGTGTGAGTGCCGCAGCCGACACTTTCGGACGACCGACAACCCTCTGGTTTGTCCGTGACCGTGAGGAATGCTGAATGCCTGATGAGATGTTGCAATTGCCTATGGTCAACAGTGTGCTGGAGCGCCACAAGGGCTCTGCGGGCGCACTGTTGCCGATTCTTCATGAGATTCAGGAGGGCATCGGTTACATCCCCGATGCCGCCATCCCCGAGATTGCCCACGCGCTAAACCTGAGTCAGGCCGAGGTTCGCGGGGTGATCAGTTTTTACCATGACTTCCGTACCGCGCCTCCGGCCCGGCATATCCTGCGTCTGTGCCGGGCCGAGTCCTGCAAGAGCCGCGGCGCCGAGGAGCTTGCGGCGCAGTTGCGCGAACGTCTGCAACTGGACGATCACGGCAGTAGCGCCGACGGCAGCATCAGTTTGCGCCCGGTGTATTGCCTCGGTGCTTGCGCCTGTTCGCCGGCTCTGGAGCTTGATGGCAGGGTGCATGCGCGGCTGAGCGCTGAGTGTCTGGATGCTTTGCTCGACGCTTGCCGGGAGGACGCATAATGTCGGCTTTCTATGTGCCCGGTGATTCGCTGGCCCGTGCCGTCGGTGCCGAAGAAGTTGTGATAGCCCTTATCACCCATGCTCGGGGACGCATTGTGCCCCTGGAGGTGAATCGCACCAGCTCGCGCGGCCTGTACTGGCTGGAACCGCTGCTGGAAGTGGACAGCCCGCAAGGCCGTATCGGCTTCGGCCCGCTGACCGCTGCCGATGTGCCGTCCGTGCTCGAAGCCCTGCGTGGCGATCCGTCTGCTCATCCGCTGGCCTTGGGGTTGGTGGAGGAATTGCCTTATCTGAAGACGCAACAACGCCTGCTGTTTGCCCGCGCCGGCATCACCCGGCCGCTTTACCTCGACGATTACCGGGATCACGGCGGTTTCGAGGGTTTGAAAAGGGCCGTCACCATCGGTGGCGAACAGACCGCGACTGAGGTGTTCGATTCGGGCCTGCGTGGCCGTGGCGGCGCGGCCTTCCCCGCCGGGATCAAATGGCGCACGGTGCGAGCCACTCAAGCGGCGCAGAAATACATTGTGTGCAACGCCGACGAAGGCGACTCCGGCACCTTTGCTGACCGCATGCTGATGGAAGGCGACCCGTTCCTGCTGATCGAAGGAATGGCGATTGCCGGTCTGTGTGTTGGGGCGACGTATGGCTACATCTATGTGCGCTCGGAATACCCGGCTGCCGTGGCGACACTGCGTGCGGCACTGGACATCGCCCGGGCCGCCGGTTACCTCGGCGCCAATGTCGGCGGCAGCGGCCAGGCCTTCGATATGGAAGTGCGGGTCGGTGCCGGCGCTTACATCTGCGGTGAGGAAACCGCGCTGCTGGACTCGCTCGAAGGCAAGCGCGGGATCGTCCGCGCCAAGCCACCGATCCCCGCCTTGAAGGGTTTGTTTGGTCTGCCGACTCTGGTGCACAACGTGCTGACCCTGGCCTCGGTGCCGCTGATTCTGGCCAAGGGTGCGCAGTTCTATCGCGATTACGGCATGGGCCGCTCACTGGGCACCATGCCCTTCCAACTGGCGGGCAATATTCGTCACGGCGGTCTGGTGGAGCGGGCTTTTGGCCTGACCCTGCGGGAACTGGTGGAAGACTACGGCGGTGGCACCGCGAGTGGCCGGCCGCTGAAAGCCGCTCAGGTTGGCGGCCCGCTCGGTGCCTGGGTGCCACCGTCGCAATTCGACACGCCGCTGGATTACGAAGCCTTCGCGGGCATCGGCGCGATGCTCGGTCACGGCGGTGTGGTAGTGGCTGACGACAGCCTGGACATGGCCCACATGGCGCGCTTCGCCATGCAGTTCTGCGCCGAGGAATCCTGTGGCAAATGCACCCCGTGCCGCATCGGCTCGACCCGGGGCGTGGAGGTGATCGACCGCCTGCTGGCCGCGCCTGACCAGAGCGGTCGCGATGAGCAGGTGATCATCCTCAAGGACCTGTGCGACACCCTGCAATACGGTTCGCTGTGCGCGTTGGGCGGCATGGTCTCCTTTCCGGTAGCCAGCGCCCTCAAGCACTTCCCCGCCGACTTCGGTCTGCAATCTTCGGAGGCCGACCAATGATCACTCTCTTCGACCCGAACACCGATATCGATCTGGGCACCCCGGCCCGCGACAGCGACGTGCAGGTGACGCTGAACATCGACGGGCGCAGCATCAGCGTGCCCGAAGGCACCTCGGTGATGCGCGCCGCCGCGCTGATGGGCACTACGATTCCGAAACTGTGCGCCACCGATAGCCTGGAAGCCTTCGGCTCCTGCCGCATGTGCCTGGTGGAGATCGATGGCATGCGCGGTTATCCGGCGTCCTGCACCACGCCGGTCACAGAAGGCATGAGCGTACACACCCAGACGCCGAAACTCGCGACCCTGCGCCGCAATGTCATGGAACTGTACATCTCCGATCACCCGCTGGATTGCCTGACCTGCTCCGCGAACGGCAATTGCGAGCTGCAAACCGTGGCCGGCCAGGTCGGCCTGCGGGAGGTGCGTTACGGCTATGAAGGCGACAACCATCTGGCCGACGTGAAGGACACTTCCAATCCCTACTTCGACTACGACCCGAGCAAGTGCATCGTCTGCAACCGCTGCGTGCGCGCCTGCGAAGAAACCCAGGGCACCTTTGCCCTGACCATTACCGGGCGCGGTTTCGAATCCCGGGTCGCGGCCGCCGGTGGCGAGAATTTCCTCGATTCGGAATGCGTGTCCTGCGGCGCCTGTGTGCAAGCCTGCCCGACCGCGACCTTGATGGAAAAAAGCGTGGTCGAACTGGGTCAGCCCGAACGCAGCGTGATCACCACTTGCGCCTATTGCGGCGTGGGCTGCTCGTTCCGCGCCGAGATGAAAGGCGACCAGCTGGTGCGCATGGTTCCCGACAAGAACGGCCAGGCCAACCACGGCCATTCCTGCGTCAAAGGGCGCTTTGCCTGGGGCTACGCCACCCACCCGGATCGCATCACCAAGCCGATGATCCGCAAACACATCAACGACCCTTGGCAGGAAGTCAGCTGGGATGAAGCGGTGACCTACGCCGCCAGCGAATTCCGTCGGCTGCAGCAAAAATACGGCCGCGACTCCATTGGTGGCATCACCTCCAGCCGTTGCACCAACGAAGAAACCTACCTGGTGCAAAAACTGGTGCGCGCCGCGTTCGGCAACAACAACGTCGACACCTGTGCGCGGGTTTGCCACTCGCCGACCGGCTATGGCCTGAAACAAACCCTTGGCGAGTCCGCCGGCACCCAGAGTTTCGACTCGGTGATGCAGGCCGACGTGATCCTGGTGATGGGCGCCAACCCGAGCGACGCCCACCCGGTGTTCGCCTCCCAGCTCAAACGTCGCCTGCGTGAAGGCGCGCGGCTGATTGTCATCGATCCGCGACGCATTGACCTGGTGGACTCGGTGCATGCCCGCGCCGAACTGCACCTGGCCCTGCGCCCGGGCACCAACGTCGCCATGCTCAACGCCCTGGCCCACGTCATCGTCACCGAAGGCCTGTTGAACCAAGCCTTTATCGACGCCCGTTGCGAGGATAACGAATTCGCCCACTGGCGCGAGTTCGTCAGCCGCGCGGAAAACTCGCCGGAAGTCCTTGGCGCCATCTGCGGCGTAGAACCCGCCGACATCCGCGCCGCCGCCCGTTTGTATGCCACGGGAGGCAACGCGGCGATCTACTACGGCCTGGGCGTCACCGAACACAGCCAGGGCAGCACCGCGGTCATGGGCATCGCCAACCTGGCCATGGCCACCGGCAACATCGGCCGCGAAGGCGTGGGCGTGAACCCGCTGCGTGGTCAGAACAACGTTCAGGGCTCCTGCGACATGGGTTCTTTCCCCCACGAGCTGCCCGGCTACCGACACATCTCCAACGAGGTGGTACGGACGCAGTTCGAACAGGCCTGGAATGTCACCCTGCAACCCGACCCGGGCCTGCGCATCCCCAACATGTTCGAAGCCGCCCTCAGCGGCAGCTTCAAGGGCCTGTATTGCCAGGGCGAGGACATCGCCCAGAGCGACCCGAATACCCAACACGTCACCGCAGCCCTGTCCGCCATGGAATGCATCGTGGTGCAGGACATTTTCCTCAACGAAACCGCCAAGTTCGCCCACGTGTTCCTGCCGGGCTGCTCGTTCCTGGAAAAAGACGGCACCTTCACCAACGCCGAGCGACGCATCTCCCGGGTGCGCAAAGTCATGGAGCCTCTGGGCGGCAAGGCCGACTGGGAAGGCACCGTGGCCCTGGCCAACGCTCTGGGCTACCCGATGAACTACAAGCACCCGTCGGAAATCATGGATGAAATCGCCAGCCTGACGCCGACCTTCACCAACGTCAGCTACACCGAACTGGACCGCCACGGCAGCCTGCAATGGCCGTGCAACGCCGCGGCACCGGACGGCACGCCGACCATGCACATCGAGGAATTCGTGCGCGGCAAGGGGCGTTTCATGCTCACCGGCTACGTGCCTACCGAGGAGAAGGTCAACAATCGCTATCCACTTCTGCTGACTACCGGGCGCATCCTCAGCCAGTACAACGTCGGCGCCCAGACACGGCGTACCGACAACGTCGCCTGGCACGACGAAGATCGCCTGGAAATCCACCCGACCGACGCCGAGAGCCGTGGCATCAACGAAGGTGACTGGGTCGGCATCGGCAGCCGCGCCGGCCAGACCGTACTGCGTGCGCGGGTCACCGAACGGGTCGCGCCGGGCGTGGTGTACACCACGTTCCACTTCCCTGAATCGGGGGCCAACGTCATCACCACCGACAACTCCGACTGGGCCACCAACTGTCCGGAGTACAAGGTCACCGCCGTGGAAGTCAGCCGCGTTTACCACCCTTCCGAGTGGCAAAAACGCTATCAGGAGTTCAGCGACAACCAGCAC from Pseudomonas sp. ACM7 includes:
- a CDS encoding polymorphic toxin type 46 domain-containing protein yields the protein MGPLGDNRAAGTVELKLQGIYRTTEKTPVLKSTAKQIDDTWSVKGVTQPSSGGGTQVFSSAKGNFEKIP
- a CDS encoding DUF3916 domain-containing protein, whose protein sequence is MRQIAFSNKPLRGIPRRLRALERWASSFRDEFHPRSGHNECYTHWKIPVHAALVQGPQARIEVQAFCIQQLLEAASHLSNAADHSQGYYRVACLLVWPWVHQSEVTLFYDRDYYLGFLGETNALMPERISHALALHTPANFIEHGHDVTQPDDEVAVKWWCIGEPA
- a CDS encoding HEPN domain-containing protein, which codes for MNLQAVFMEMHSKTRRTADSDLATLFRTKELMPAPKTIKELGLMERLYREIKTPSGCLIYLSEKANASFLRLVETVEAYLPSRDLVSSDDIYQACKIELGRLHEQEAPLKDIVTFLASVEAAMKSEIITHRFYTTLDGLSLSGVDQMKIGRLTVQRPNLAILENCVANEAMVSGTWARMKQSLWISGEITGSRKYAERRFFEDVKAACGLLAVSLTTALERGGYAVRLTPSMPGRVRPSSATWFSIETSSNELCTSASMTGFQSITLNDDLVEGLQASEWFGELTRIIQEGSNDDAEHAIRRAIYWFFDAQADTSPEMQLVKFWSCIECFLSFENEGKTTTKNKRGLTALLTFGGYGFASLDTWRDLEREIDALYELRSSAVHDARHSHVSDRDITTVSKWAAWAILEVAGLISNGYETRAQIKEQTDRLSAMLQKQSTR
- a CDS encoding DUF4411 family protein, with the protein product MNHLLDANTLIEAKNRYYGMKICPGFWQWLLLKNEALALASIGPVMDELTKGNDELAQWAKENAAFFHVTTDDATQEAFAQVVGLVADQAPRMKIGAMEEFLAGADPWLIAKAMTTGATLVTHEVLNRDAKRKFIIPNICEQLNVPFLNTFELLHRLEARFVLFA
- a CDS encoding ImmA/IrrE family metallo-endopeptidase, with protein sequence MIQAALVNPSLLTWSRERAGLSTEQVAKKLPVKPDRVEEWEAGETKPTFLQAQKWASLAHVPFGFLFLQQPPVEQLPLPDLRTVGGVAPQRPSLELLDTVRDSIRKQDWYLEYLQHQEHQPLVFVGRFNSRSQVAEVVDDIRRILGVNPDVARLDYDKYSRALIEAAEAAGILVMRSGIALGNTHRKLEVSEFRGFAISNAYVPVVFVNSSDAPTARLFTLLHELAHIWIGSSGVSDGNTANGRDEERFCNAVAGEFLAPEAQFRALWNADVNWEDNLAPLATRFHISKLAIGRRALDLGYINQAQYSAYYRIILKAFQDKEGGAGDYYRNSTAKNSPRLSKAVLTEAMSGRMLLRDAGHLLGVQPAKLRTLASKITE
- a CDS encoding DUF3077 domain-containing protein → MTEQPELKTIGLTPAIYCADQALFHVTRGVPLGDALSMASDFLFLAKKLTEDAAYATDTDRHSWAAHYLTAMSKAVVDDAVKVLNRDRDNEMASKRAGAKAEA
- a CDS encoding formate dehydrogenase subunit gamma, with translation MPDEMLQLPMVNSVLERHKGSAGALLPILHEIQEGIGYIPDAAIPEIAHALNLSQAEVRGVISFYHDFRTAPPARHILRLCRAESCKSRGAEELAAQLRERLQLDDHGSSADGSISLRPVYCLGACACSPALELDGRVHARLSAECLDALLDACREDA
- a CDS encoding NADH-quinone oxidoreductase subunit NuoF; its protein translation is MSAFYVPGDSLARAVGAEEVVIALITHARGRIVPLEVNRTSSRGLYWLEPLLEVDSPQGRIGFGPLTAADVPSVLEALRGDPSAHPLALGLVEELPYLKTQQRLLFARAGITRPLYLDDYRDHGGFEGLKRAVTIGGEQTATEVFDSGLRGRGGAAFPAGIKWRTVRATQAAQKYIVCNADEGDSGTFADRMLMEGDPFLLIEGMAIAGLCVGATYGYIYVRSEYPAAVATLRAALDIARAAGYLGANVGGSGQAFDMEVRVGAGAYICGEETALLDSLEGKRGIVRAKPPIPALKGLFGLPTLVHNVLTLASVPLILAKGAQFYRDYGMGRSLGTMPFQLAGNIRHGGLVERAFGLTLRELVEDYGGGTASGRPLKAAQVGGPLGAWVPPSQFDTPLDYEAFAGIGAMLGHGGVVVADDSLDMAHMARFAMQFCAEESCGKCTPCRIGSTRGVEVIDRLLAAPDQSGRDEQVIILKDLCDTLQYGSLCALGGMVSFPVASALKHFPADFGLQSSEADQ
- the fdhF gene encoding formate dehydrogenase subunit alpha: MITLFDPNTDIDLGTPARDSDVQVTLNIDGRSISVPEGTSVMRAAALMGTTIPKLCATDSLEAFGSCRMCLVEIDGMRGYPASCTTPVTEGMSVHTQTPKLATLRRNVMELYISDHPLDCLTCSANGNCELQTVAGQVGLREVRYGYEGDNHLADVKDTSNPYFDYDPSKCIVCNRCVRACEETQGTFALTITGRGFESRVAAAGGENFLDSECVSCGACVQACPTATLMEKSVVELGQPERSVITTCAYCGVGCSFRAEMKGDQLVRMVPDKNGQANHGHSCVKGRFAWGYATHPDRITKPMIRKHINDPWQEVSWDEAVTYAASEFRRLQQKYGRDSIGGITSSRCTNEETYLVQKLVRAAFGNNNVDTCARVCHSPTGYGLKQTLGESAGTQSFDSVMQADVILVMGANPSDAHPVFASQLKRRLREGARLIVIDPRRIDLVDSVHARAELHLALRPGTNVAMLNALAHVIVTEGLLNQAFIDARCEDNEFAHWREFVSRAENSPEVLGAICGVEPADIRAAARLYATGGNAAIYYGLGVTEHSQGSTAVMGIANLAMATGNIGREGVGVNPLRGQNNVQGSCDMGSFPHELPGYRHISNEVVRTQFEQAWNVTLQPDPGLRIPNMFEAALSGSFKGLYCQGEDIAQSDPNTQHVTAALSAMECIVVQDIFLNETAKFAHVFLPGCSFLEKDGTFTNAERRISRVRKVMEPLGGKADWEGTVALANALGYPMNYKHPSEIMDEIASLTPTFTNVSYTELDRHGSLQWPCNAAAPDGTPTMHIEEFVRGKGRFMLTGYVPTEEKVNNRYPLLLTTGRILSQYNVGAQTRRTDNVAWHDEDRLEIHPTDAESRGINEGDWVGIGSRAGQTVLRARVTERVAPGVVYTTFHFPESGANVITTDNSDWATNCPEYKVTAVEVSRVYHPSEWQKRYQEFSDNQHRLLNERRQARGTKAEVRR